The following is a genomic window from bacterium.
TTGTTGAATTTAGCCGCAGGCCATTTCGCGCCTGCGACTAAATTGTCTCACCAGGATTTTGAAGCTCAAATGAAACCAATTCCCCCTGATAACTTTAAGCTTGAAGGTTTATTTTGCTTTTAATTGCCCTTTCTAATTTGTTAATTAATTTTCTACACTAAATTTCCATAGAGAATGATAACCATATCTGGTTGCCTGCCTTGTTCCATACATCCTGACATAGCGGGCTGTTATCGTATCAAATTTTATCTCATCTGTCTCGTCACCTCTGTTGCCGGTAGAATAGACATTCTCCCAAATTTTCTTATTATCCGATACTTGTATTTCATATGCTTTACCAAAAGCATCTTCCCAATATAAAATAACCTTGTTGAATACAGCTTTTTCCCCAAAATTTAACATAATCCATTGCGGGTCACTAAACTCACCGGCTCATCTGGTTCCCATATCTGCCATCAATGGCATTCTTAGATTTAAGGTTCTGCTTCCTGCCCTCTACCGAAGATGAAGTAACTTTTCCTGTGGGATTGAGTTCTATGGTTATGGAAATTTCTTTGTCCGAAACTTCAACTTCCTTTTTTTCTGAAAAAAGATGGTCTAATGCTCTCGTCATAACGTAGTATTTGCCGGGTTTGAGATTTTTAACGGTTACTTCCCCATTTATCATAAAATATGAGGGTAAAGCACAACCGGAGGATGATTCACCACAACCGGAACGAGATTCATTGTACTCTATTTTACTGGGGCAGGTAATCGGTTTCTGTATAGAGTGCAACACTTGATTCTTCTATCAGCTGTTTAGTTTCCCATGGTGATTAATTTCAATAAGAATGTCTTTCATTTTTCTGTATCTTCTTCAACAGTAATTAAGTCTGTAGTAACTCTGATAGAAGAGTTATCTCCAGTGACTATAATATGTTCACCAGGAGATAGGTTCTCTAATCTAAAAGTTTCATCAGCTGAAATAGTAGCTTTTTGCAAAGGTTGCCAAAATCAAGTCAATTATTTAAAGGTGAGGATACAGTATTTGCCCATTTACCTGCCCGCTTGTCCCGATGTTACATCGGGGCAAGCAGGGATATATATTGCCTGTCTACCACGTATATCTATTTATTTCCATATATTTCTATGCATTTCTATCATATATCCATTGTATATCTACTATATTTCTATGTATATCCACTGTATTTCCATATATTTCTATGCATTTCTATCATATATCCATTGTATATCCATGTATTTCTATTAATTATTTTTTAGATTCTTCATTCTCTCTTCGGCGCGTTTTGCATCTTTTGTTTTTGGGAATTTTTGTGTTATTTTTTCTAGTTCTTCAATTGCTTTAGCCCTGAATCGAGCCTGCTCTCCCGCCCCGACGATATCGGGGGGTTTGGGGTTAGAATAATCTTTATCCAATAAGTAAATGTCTGCTTTACGGTTTATAGCAAATATTATGTCGGTATTTTCCCGAGCATATTGTTCTATTTTTTCGTAGCAGTTGAAGGCAGCTGAAAAGTCTTTTAATTTTTCATAGTAGATATCCGCAAGTTCGCAATAAGCCGTAATGTCGGTTTTGTCTTCGTTTAAAATTTTCTCGTAAACTTTTATTGCATCTTCAATTTTATTTTGCATTAACAACGCGCGTGCTTTGGAATAATATTTGGGCTTGGAGATTTTTTCTCCCGATTGCAAAATAAAAGAAGCAATTGGTTCGCTAATTTGGTCGCCGAAAAGATCCCAGATAAGATAACCTATTAAAAGCAGCGGCAAAACAAACAATGGGATATTGACAAGAGCACCGTATCCCGTTGAATTCATGGCGACGATTCTTAACTTGAGCGCGATAATGATTAAAACAATGAGGGCAATAATTTTTAGAAAAGTAAAATTTCTTGATTCTTTTTTATTGTTTTGACTCATTTTTTATGCTTATGCTAATGAATTTGGTGAGGTGTTGGATTGGTTGTCTATGGGCTGAATTTGTTCTGGTTCAGTCAATGGTGGCTCGGCTTTTTTGACCTGGTTTCGTCCTCCTTCTTTTGCGCGATAGAGCGCGTCATCTGCTCTTTTTAAGGTTTGTAAAATGCTTTCGCCTTTATAATTTGTTGCCACTCCTATGCTGATTGTCAATGTTTCTTTTTTGTTTTTGGCTACAGGTATGGTTACTTTTCCCACTGCTTTATGTATCCTTTCTGAAATAGCAACTGCTTTATATAACTTTGTGTGAGGGAAAAATATCGCCAGTTCTTCTCCTCCGTAACGACAAGTAATACCTCTTGGCATTGCATAACCGCGCACTACTTGGGCAATGTTATGTAAAACTCTATCGCCCATCTCGTGCCCGTATGTATCGTTAATTCTTTTGAAGTGGTCGATATCTAACATGGCAACGGAAAATTTACTTCCCATATTTATATTAGCGTGTCCGTGTATGATATTGTTACAAAAACCCCTCGTATAAATATTGAGAACCGGGTCGTATGATACTCTGTAAGAAAGTCTTGTAAGCCAATTGTAAAGGATAATTATCGACAGTAATAAGGGGGTGGATAACCATATGATATTTTCGATCGCAGTATTCCTAAATATGTGGCCGAAAGTATAATAACAAGCAAGTCCTGAAATCCCGCCGCCTAATCCGTAGTTGTTTCTTGAAAAGAACCAACTTGTTATGATAATTGCGGTGCATAAGGGGAAAATCCATACTCCATGTAATAACGTAAAATTAAATATGACAGAACCTTTTTCCAACAATAACATTACCAATCCCAATTCCATCGATGTAGCTATTGCGCAAACGAGCCTGTTGGTTTCTCTGCGTAGGAATCCCGGAACAATGCTTATTAACAGTAAATTGAACATTACCAAAAAATACATAGGTGTTATATGTCCAAAATCTTTGAAATATGGAGCGTTTGCCAATCTGAAAGCGTAAAGCATTCCGCTTATCATGAATAAATATCCCAAAAATGAAATCTTTAAATTTGGGACGTGGGGGAAAGAGATTATGGTTATAAATAACATTATCATTAAGCCGAATACATAATAAAAAAACAGAGGTCCTATTTCCAACAAATAATTGGCTTGGAAAAAAGAAAGTTTTTCCGGTTGAACCATTTGGTAATACCATGGAATAGTTAATATCAGTGGAAATATTAGAAAAGGCAAGAACCCCCATATGTCGGGATGAAATGGAGTGCGAGAGGTGCGTTTTTTTATATTAAGCAACCAAAATACAAAAAGCAGGAAAGGTTTCATTTTTATAATTTTATAATTCCCCCCGTTACATTTCGACCCCGAGAAATCTGCACCCTGAAATTTCGGGTACTTTAGTCCTGGGAATGCTCTGCATTCCTCAGGGGAAGATTTCCGGAACCAAGTCCTTGAAATCGCTCTGCGATTTCTAAGGGAAAAATGTAAGGGAGATAGAAACAACAATTGCTTCCATTATATACCATATACATTAATAGTATAGTCAATACAATAATATGCGATAGACAATTTTCCGATAAGAGTGTTAAAATACAAAACAATAATGAAGGGAAACTTATGAAATTACCCGTAATAATGATAGAAGGCGAGGGTGTTGCAGAGGTTTGGGAAAAAAGTCTTGTAGCTTTATGGGAAAAAGGCGCTGAAAATAAAACCGAATATGACAAAGCAATTGATCCGCCGAGTAAAGACGCGACAATGATTATGGCTGTAAATCAGCCGTTTTCCCAGCCAAGAATTCATCTTGCATTCCCCGGAGGGATGGAAGACTTGGAAAAATACAGACAAGAAATAGTTTTTGGCGTTCATGATAATTGGATCAATCCCGAAGAAGGTAAATGGACATATACTTATCACGATAGACTTTTTAATTATCATTTGCCGCAAAATCCAAAGGAAACCGTTCACTCCGCTCGCCCCGTTAGAGAAAAATTCTCTAAAGGGGTTAAAAGTAGGTCACCCTTAGGTGACCGTACGTCCCGACGTAACGTCGGGGCTACTTCTAACGGGGTAAATCAGGTGGAAAAATTAATAGAAAAACTTTCCGCTACGCATTATTCAAGAAGAGCTCAGGCGATTACATGGATACCTTTTTGTGACGCCAACGCCGATGATCCTCCGTGTCTTCAGCGAATATGGTGCAGAATTTTCGAGGAAAACTCAGAACTTTATTTGGTAATGAATACACATTGGCGTTCAAGAGATGCTTATAGAGCGGCTTTTATGAATCTATTTGGAATTACGGAACTTCAAAAATATATTTCCGAAGAAATATCAAAAAAAATCAACAAGAAAGTAAATGTAGGCAGATATGTGGATATTTCGGATTCTTATCATATTTATGGGGAAAGTTTTGGTGATTTTAAAGATAGGTTTTTAAATCTATTAAACAAAAGAGAATTTTATAACTTAGAAAGATCCAAAAGCAGAACTATTAGAAGCGATGACCCGGTGGCAGTTGAGGGATTTGGGTATGGCAAGAAACTTTTAGAAATGGAAAAGCAAACAGGCACAAAGGGAGCAACGTCTTAAAAATAAAAATGGAAATATAACGGATATACTAGATATACGTAGAAATAAATGGAGATACTTAGAAATACATAGTATATAGGCAATATATTTCAACATATTTCTATTTATTTCCGTTCAGTCTCTATACAGAAATTAAGGAATTCAAATGGAAAAAGTTTTCTGCATTATCCCGGCGAGATATGGCTCAACCAGAGCTCAAGGCAAACTTTTGCGCAAAATTTTGGATAAGCCGTTAATCCAGTGGGTTTGGCTAAACGCTTCAAAGATTTCTTCTTTTTCTGATGTTTTTATTGCAACCGATAGCGAAGAAATTGAAAATTCAATAAAAAAATTCGGCGGGAAAATTATCAGAACTTCTTCTTCGCATAAATGTGGTACAGACCGAATAGCTGAAGCCGCAAGAATTTTGAATCTTGCCGATGAGGATATAATTGTTAATATTCAGGCAGACGAACCTTTGATTTCTTCTTTGTCAGTGGAAAGTCTCGTCTCGTCTTTACGTAAATCGGGAATCATTGACATGGCAACTTTGGCATATCAATCCTCAAGTATAAAAGAATTTCAGAATAGTAACACTGTGAAAGTTGTTGTTGATAATAATAATTTTGCTCTTTATTTTTCTCGTTCGCAAATCCCTTTTTATAACGGAGAAAAACAGGATGATTTCGTATTTTTAAAACACTTAGGTATATATGCTTACAAAATGGATTTTTTACAAAAGATTGCTACTTTACCTGTTTCATTGTTAGAAGAAAAAGAAAAATTAGAACAGCTTAGAGCATTGGATAACGACTATAAAATTAAAGTTGTGAACAGCTTGTTTGATTCCCAAAGTGTTAATGCTGAAGAAGACTTTAAAATGGTGGAGAACCTATTGCAAATGCAGATTCGAAAATAGTTGACTATTGGCTAGATGTTTGATATCTTTTCAGTTCGACTGTTCGATTTTGAACGATTGGAAAAACAAAAAGTTAATAATATGGGGAAGAGAGAGCAACAGATATTCAGAGATACATTAATAAACATGGGGCTTGTAAATGAAGAACAGCTCGAAATTGCGCTAAAAGAACAACAAAACACAGGTGATAGATTAGGTGATATTTTAGTAAGACTTGAATTTATCAGCAGAGAAGCTCTTACCAAGGCATTGGCTTCCCATTTTGGTTTAATCCCCATTAATCTTAAAGAATATAACCCTCCCAAAAAAGTTGTCAATTTAGTACCTGCAGCAGTAGCAAGAAGATATAAATTGTTGCCTTTAAAATTGGAAAATGAAATCTTAACAATCGCTTTAGCTGACCCTTTGGATTTCTTATCGCTTGACAATCTTGAAAAGACCGTAGGGTATAAAATAAATCCTGTATTGGCAAAAGAACAAGATATGGAGTCGAAACTTACCCAACACTATGGAGTTGCAGAAGAAACGTTGAGCACTTTAGTTACTGAAATAAGCGAATCAAACTTGTCTATTGCAGGGTTAGAGGGCGAATCAATTGAGGAGGTGGGTGAGGACGCTCCGATAATAAAATTTGTGAGTATGCTGATTTTGGAAGCGTTTAAGGCTAGAGCATCTGATATTCATGTTGAACCTCTAATTAATAGGCTTCGCATGAGATACAGGATTGACGGAATACTTCATGAAATACAAGCTCCTCCTAAAAAAATACAACCATCGGTTCTTTCTAGGATTAAACTATTAGCAGGTATGAAAATAGAAGAAAAAAGATTGCCGCAAGATGGTAGAATTCTTGTTACCATAATGGGGAAGACACTTGATTTAAGAGTTTCATCTCTACCGAGTATTCACGGCGAATCAATAGTTATGAGAATTTTAGATAAATCCAGTCTTCTTCTTGGATTAGGAGAATTAGGGTTTATAGAGGAAGACCAAAAAAAATGGTCAGAAGTGATAAAAACAACAAATGGAATTATTCTTGTTACTGGACCTACGGGTTCGGGAAAAACAACTTCTCTATATGCGGTGCTGAACGAACTTAATACTCCTGACAAAAAAATCATAACTGTCGAAGATCCTGTAGAATATCAACTTTCCGGAATAAATCAAGTGCCGGTAAATCCGCAAATAGACCTTACATTTGCCAATGCTCTTAGGAGTATGCTTAGACAGGCTCCTGATGTTATTTTGGTTGGAGAAATTCGCGATACGGAAACTGCCGAAATAGCGGTGAGAGCGGCGTTGACAGGACATCTTGTTTTTTCGACTCTTCATACCAATGATTCAGCAAGCGCGCTTACGCGATTGATAGATATGGGTGTAAAACCATTTTTAGTTTCTTCTTCCGTCCAAGCAATATTGGCACAGAGATTAATTAGAACTATATGCAAAAAATGCATTGAAAATTATCAGCCCCCCGTAGAAATATTAAAAATAATAGAGCAGGAAATGGGCGCGGAAATATTAAAAACGGCAACTTTTAAAAAAGGTAGAGGTTGTGAGCAGTGCAACAATTCCGGATATAAAGGCAGGGTGGGGATATATGAACTTTTGGTTATGTCTGAAAAAATAAGAGATTTAGTGCTGGAACAAATCGTATCCCGTAAAATTAGAGATTTGGCCCGTCAGGAAGGAATGAAATTGTTGAGAGAAGATGGATGGATTAAAGTTTGCAGAGGGATTACAACTGCGGAAGAAGTTATTTCTAACACTCAAAGTGATGTTGTGGATGTGGATGAATAAGGACAGAGGATAGAATGAAGTATATCCTCCCTAGTCCGCCACTGATACAATGGCGAGACTAACAGGGGGGACGCCCAAAGAGTTGAATTTATTTTATTAACAGCTTCGGGCACAGGGGACAGTTAATAGAGAACAGAAAGAATCTGAATTCTGTTTTCTGACTTCTGACATCTGATTTCCGAACAAAGTGAGGGAAAAAAATGGAGATATCCGAGTTATTAAAAATTGTTGTAGATGAAGACGCTTCAGATTTGCATTTAAAAGTTCGCAAACCTCCCATTTTAAGAATACACGGCTCGTTGCATGAGTTGGATTATCCGCCCTTGACGCCTGAAGATACCGAAGAATTTATGAAAAATATTACCACGCCTCTTCACCAAAAAAGATTAAG
Proteins encoded in this region:
- a CDS encoding discoidin domain-containing protein, giving the protein MLNFGEKAVFNKVILYWEDAFGKAYEIQVSDNKKIWENVYSTGNRGDETDEIKFDTITARYVRMYGTRQATRYGYHSLWKFSVEN
- a CDS encoding diguanylate cyclase, with amino-acid sequence MKPFLLFVFWLLNIKKRTSRTPFHPDIWGFLPFLIFPLILTIPWYYQMVQPEKLSFFQANYLLEIGPLFFYYVFGLMIMLFITIISFPHVPNLKISFLGYLFMISGMLYAFRLANAPYFKDFGHITPMYFLVMFNLLLISIVPGFLRRETNRLVCAIATSMELGLVMLLLEKGSVIFNFTLLHGVWIFPLCTAIIITSWFFSRNNYGLGGGISGLACYYTFGHIFRNTAIENIIWLSTPLLLSIIILYNWLTRLSYRVSYDPVLNIYTRGFCNNIIHGHANINMGSKFSVAMLDIDHFKRINDTYGHEMGDRVLHNIAQVVRGYAMPRGITCRYGGEELAIFFPHTKLYKAVAISERIHKAVGKVTIPVAKNKKETLTISIGVATNYKGESILQTLKRADDALYRAKEGGRNQVKKAEPPLTEPEQIQPIDNQSNTSPNSLA
- the kdsB gene encoding 3-deoxy-manno-octulosonate cytidylyltransferase, which produces MEKVFCIIPARYGSTRAQGKLLRKILDKPLIQWVWLNASKISSFSDVFIATDSEEIENSIKKFGGKIIRTSSSHKCGTDRIAEAARILNLADEDIIVNIQADEPLISSLSVESLVSSLRKSGIIDMATLAYQSSSIKEFQNSNTVKVVVDNNNFALYFSRSQIPFYNGEKQDDFVFLKHLGIYAYKMDFLQKIATLPVSLLEEKEKLEQLRALDNDYKIKVVNSLFDSQSVNAEEDFKMVENLLQMQIRK
- the tadA gene encoding Flp pilus assembly complex ATPase component TadA, producing the protein MGKREQQIFRDTLINMGLVNEEQLEIALKEQQNTGDRLGDILVRLEFISREALTKALASHFGLIPINLKEYNPPKKVVNLVPAAVARRYKLLPLKLENEILTIALADPLDFLSLDNLEKTVGYKINPVLAKEQDMESKLTQHYGVAEETLSTLVTEISESNLSIAGLEGESIEEVGEDAPIIKFVSMLILEAFKARASDIHVEPLINRLRMRYRIDGILHEIQAPPKKIQPSVLSRIKLLAGMKIEEKRLPQDGRILVTIMGKTLDLRVSSLPSIHGESIVMRILDKSSLLLGLGELGFIEEDQKKWSEVIKTTNGIILVTGPTGSGKTTSLYAVLNELNTPDKKIITVEDPVEYQLSGINQVPVNPQIDLTFANALRSMLRQAPDVILVGEIRDTETAEIAVRAALTGHLVFSTLHTNDSASALTRLIDMGVKPFLVSSSVQAILAQRLIRTICKKCIENYQPPVEILKIIEQEMGAEILKTATFKKGRGCEQCNNSGYKGRVGIYELLVMSEKIRDLVLEQIVSRKIRDLARQEGMKLLREDGWIKVCRGITTAEEVISNTQSDVVDVDE